The Haploplasma axanthum region ATTCAGCTTTTGTTCCGGCAGTCGGACGATAATACTCACTTTTAACATTATCATGCTTTTTAGTAAATGCTTCAACACCTTCCCATGTGCCTTGATTAAATGACTTGTCAGTTATTGTCCCAACATCAGTTATCATCAAAATATTCCATTCACTCTTCTTATTATCACTACATGATACTAAAAATAATCCTAACAAAAAAACAGATACTACAGTTAGTACTTTCTTCATTTTCTTTCCTCCTAGTTTTTTGGGGTCACGGCCCACACGCTTAGTATATAAAATTTTACAACGATTTTCAAGCGACTTACAATGTTTTTACAATTGATTAGTAAATAATAAAGCACCTAACTAAGGTGCTTTACTATATCTTCTTTACTTATACTAAAATTTATTAATCGATTATATAGTGTTTTTCCATTAACATGACCAATATTAAGTTTCTTACTAATATCATCTCTTAATAATTTACTATTTTTTTTACCTAGTAAACCAACTTCATACAAAAAAGACATTGTAATATCACTATCATTATTTTTGGTTTCTTGAATGATATTTTTAAATACTTCTTTTATATCATCATCACTTAAATGCTCTAAACCAATCTTCTTCTTATTTTTACTATATGATATTTCTCTCTCTAAAAAAACATGGCTTACAATACCGAGTTTACTACTAATTGTCTTTCTTATCTTTTCACCTGGATAATCAGGATCCATACATAGAATAATATCATATGTATCTTTCTTTTCAATCAACATATCAATAATCTTATCATCAATTGCTGAACCACCAACACTTACAACATTTATAAAGGGGAAAACTTGTTTCAATCTTGTAACATCATTTTTCCCTTCTACTACATATATCTGTTTTTTCATTTCTTACGATAAAAAAACTTAAGATCTAATTTAGATCCACTTTGAGATAAACTTTCAATCATTTTAGATTCTTCAAAAAGAGTTTTAACACTTCCATCTTCTAATAAGATATAAATTTTATCTCCTAGTTTTGTTGCTTCATCTTTATATGTTGATTGGTATACTGTTCTTGATTCTGTAAAATAGCGTCTTTCGGTATCAGACATGTTATTTTTAATTTCACTGATTTTTTCTTCATTTTTAGAGTTAACATCTAAATATCCCCAGATATTTCGATTTAAAAAGTCACTTGATAAAGTTTTTAATATTTCATCTTTAGCATTCAAAAAACTTGCTAGTAAACCATTAATGTAAAAATCATCAATTAAAACATAATAATCTAAGTTATTAGGATTATTAATGACTTCTTTGAGTGCTGAAACATCAGCTTTAAACTTATATCCTTCTTCTAATAAATCTTTAATTCGTAAATAAGTTTTTTCTAAGATTACTTCATATGCTCTTGAAACGTTATGATAATAAACTTGCCAGTACATATGATATCTACTTATTAAATAGTTTTCAATTGCATGAATACCACTAACTTTAAAAACAACTTGTCCATTCTTAATTCTCATAACTCTAATCAATCTGTCAATATCAATATTTCCATATGCGGTACCTGTAAAATAAGCATCACGAAGTAAATAATCTAATCTATCAACATCTAGTTGGCTAGATATTAATTGCTCAAGTAAAGGAAATTTTCCTTGTTTTAAAATTATACTTGCAATATCTAAAGCAAAATCTGCATCAACTTTATTTAAAACATTTCTTAACTCTTTATTTTCAACAATTATTCTTGCTCCAATCTTTTCATGATCAACACCAAAAATATCTTCGAATGCATGTGAATAAGGACCATGTCCTACATCATGAAGTAATGCAGCACTTAAAAATAAAAGTTTTTCTCTTTCAGTTAATGTATTTCGTAAATCAGGTACTTCTAAAAATCTATTCGCATTATGATAAACACCTAAAGAATGTGAAAATCTTGAGTGTTCTGCTCCATGATATACCATTGAAACACCAGATAATTGTCTAATTCTCCTAAGTCTTTGAAAAACCTGTGTATCGATAATTTCAGTAATTATTTCATAACTAACTGTAATATAACCATGAATAGGATCTCTAAAAACCTGTTCTCTTTCTTTTTTAATCATTCTATTCCTCTTTCGGAATGTTAAAAATAGATTTTCACTTTATTAACATCCACAATATATCTTCCATTTTCATCATTTAAAATTTCTCTTTTGCTAAAACTTATTCTCTCTAATAAAGCTTCTTCTTCATCCTTTGGAACGTTTAAATGATATCCAACTAATCCAACCATATTATCAGCACGATTCTTCGCTGTTACACCATTCCAAGTATTTAATCCAACATGGTGATGATAACCTTTATTACTCAAAAATAAAGCACTAGTTCCGTAATATAACATTTGATTAAATCCCAATGTATCAATAAAGAAATTTCCAGCATTAATTAAACTAGTTACATGAAAATGAACATGCCCCATAACAGTATCTTCAGGCATTTCAGTCCATTTTGCATTATATGCATGTTTAATTAAATCTTCATAATCCATTGCCTCTGTTGACATTACTATTTCATCATTCTCATATTTCCAAAGAGTATCTAGTCTATCTGCATAAATTTCAATCCCATTTCCATCTGGATCAGATAGATATAATGCTTCACTCACATCATGATCAGAACCACCCACAATTTTTTGATTAATAACAATAAAATGATTAATCAGTTGTCCCAAAAATCTTCTGTCTGGGAGTAATAATGCAAAATGATATAATCCCGTTGTTCTTTCTTTAGGAAGTGCATTTTCATTGTGAATTAATATAACTAATACACGTTTTTTAGTTCCTAACTCGTAAATATTTGATTTGTTATTTAATAATGTTAATCCAAGTGATTCTGTATAAAACTTTAATGATTTATCAATATCTTTAACCATCAAAGTTACATTATCAACATATAGATTATCAGCTGTATGATATTTAGACATTTTTATAGTCTCCCTTCAGTAACCTCTATTAATATTTTATCACATGTATTCCATAATCTTTAGTTTGATTACTTATCTAACTAGTATTTTTTGATATGCTTGTCTTTTAGCACCACTTTTTAAATAAATTATCCCACAATAAATAAACCCTTGACTTAAAAGAAAAGCTTTCATATTATGATTATCTTCATGTGTATCTACTCTTATATTAAAAACTTCATTCTTAATACACATTCTTTCTATCTCTTCATAAATGAATCTTCCAATACCTTTTCGCATACCCTTATTAATAACCGCAATACGATGAATGACTCCGTAGGAGGAATTATTTAGCCACTTACCTTCATGAATATTATTATAAGTTTCTTCCTCTTGAAATGACAAAACACTAGTACCAATAACTCTACCATTATCAGAAACAACAAATGAAATACCCTTAGCAATATCATCTTTTATTACTTCTTTATTTGGATAATTATCTTGCCACTGATCAATATTATTTATTCTTAAATATTCTTTTATTTCCTCAATTATCTCAATTATTTGATCAACATCTTCATTTCTAGTTTTTCTAACAAGCATAATACCCTCCTAAATAAAAAGCCTGATTTTAATCAGACCTTACTTTAACTACTTAACTAATTCTACTGTATCTCCAGTATTTAATAAAAATGCACTACCATCATCAGTATCTAGGTGACAATCTAATCTAAATTTATCACTAACACGACATAGTACATTACCTAGTATCCCAGGTTTTACTCCACCAACTTTAATACTAACAACATCACCATCTTTAACACCAAATTCCTTAGCTTCTTCTAATGAGAAGTGGATATGACGATCAGCTACTATTACGCCTTCACTAATTTCAACAGTTCCTTTTGGACCAACAAGTTTAGCTGCTCCACTACCTTTAATATCTCCTGATGATCTAACTGGAGCATCAAATTTTGCTCTTCTAGCATCACTAAATGATAATTCAATTTGTGTGTTTTTTCTAACTGGTCCTAAAATTCTAACCCCTTCAATTACTTTTCCTGCTGGGCTAACTACATCAATTTTTTCTTCACTTGCGTATTGTCCTGGTTGGCTAAGTTCTTTCATAGGTGTTAACTCATGACCTTTTCCAAATAATATTTCTAAATGTTCTTGACTTAAATGAGCATGTCTTCCTGATATTCCTACTGGTATTTTCATTTTCATTCCTCCTATAATTCTTAACCTATTATACTACTTTAAACCTCTATCTTCAATAAAATAGTACTTATTTTTTAATATATGTTAAAATATAGTTGGAGGTAAGAGAGATGACTATTTTTGAACAAATTATAAACCGTGAAATTCCAGCTTATATTATTTATGAAGATGATTTAGTTATTAGTTTTTTAGATATCAGTCAAGTAACTAAAGGTCATACACTTGTTGTTACTAAGAAAGTTTATAAAGATATTTTTGAAATTCCTGAAGAGACTTTAAAACATTTAATCGCTGTTACCAAACACATTTCTGAAGCAATCAACAAAGCTTTAAAACCGGAAGGTATTAACCTTTTAAACAATAATGGTGAGACTGCTGGTCAAGAAGTTATGCATTATCATATGCATATAATTCCTAGATATCAAAAGAATGATGTTATTTTCAAATTTACGAATAATATTGATTCTACTAAAAAAGAAGAATATGAAAAAAGAGCCAACGTTATTCGCGCGGCTCTATAATAAAGGATACTCCTTCATTGTTATTTTCAATTGTTAATTTTAAACCAAAATTATTTATTGTTCTTTGAACGATTGTCATACCTAATCCAAATTGACCTTTATGACCTTTTTCATATGGTTTAAAAACACTATTAATAAATTCTTCACTAATTGGCTCACCATCATTTGATATGGTGAGTCTTTTGTTTTTCAAAGTTACTTTAATAGCCTTTTTAGCGTATCTTAGTGCATTTTCAATAATATTACTTACAACACTATAGTAGTTATCAATCAAACCTTTGAATGTTGATTCATCTAAATCTAATGAAAATGTAATATTGTTTTGATATTTATGATTATTAACAACAGTTTCAATAACTTCCTTCATGTTAACTTCATAGTAGTCTTCTTTACTTTTTACATACTCTAGTTTATTCCATTCTAAGAGTTGTCTAACTTTCTTATTAAGAATTTGGACTTGAATTAAAATTATATCCAAATCACTGACATCAGTGATTCCATCTTTAATTGCTTCAGCATATGATTGAATTACTGCAATTGGTGTTTTTATATCATGTGAAATATTTTGAAGCATTTCTTGTTTAACACTTTCGTTTTTTAAAATTTCATCTCGCATAATATCAATTGCATAAGCAAGTTCAGCTATTTCATCACTGCCTTCAACACTAACTTTATTTTTATAGTCGCTAGAACCTAAAATACTAACTTCTTTTTCTAGCTTTTTAATTCGATCAACTGTTACACTTGACCATAAAAGAATAATTGCATTACCTAAAATAATAATTGAAACAAATCCAATACTAATAATATTACTAATTGGTTCTCTTAATGAATCAGCATATGAACCATCTGACATTGTTATTAAAACATAATACTCATCATTATCAATAGAATCATATTTAAGATAATAATCTGTATCTTTATATCTTCTATCTTCAAAATCATTGTTACTTTGCTGCAAAGCTTCTGTATTATCTAGAAAATATTTTTTAATAATCTCTTTTGCTAAATCATCACTTGCAAAATTGCGATAATCAAAACCAATTATCTCAACAATTTCATATTGATTATCAACACGATAATACCCATAAGCATAATTAGTTGTTAGTGGATATTTCTCTTTTGGTCCATCAATAACTTTGCTTAGCGTTTCATGATATAGTCTAAAATGCTTTTCTGCTTGATTATTTGTAAAGTTATTAATTGTTTGTCTAAAAATAATAATAAATAAAACACTCGTTATTAATGTAATTAAAGTAAAAATAACATTGATTTGTGTAGAAAGACTAATTCTTTTCTTTTTCATAATAACTTATATCCATACCCATAAATTGTTTCTATTTTTAATTTAGGAAGTTTTTGACGTAATCTTCTTAGTAAATCATCAACCACACGATCACTTCCATAATAGTTTTCTCCCCAAACTTTATATAAAATTTGTTCTCTGTCAAAAGCAACATTAATATTCTTTAAAAAGAAAAGTAATAATTCAAATTCCTTATTCGTTAATTCAATATTAACCCCATTGTCATTAATCTCACGCTTCGTAATATTAATTTCATATCCTTCATAATTTATTAACTCAGGTGATTGATTTTGAACTCCACGTCTTAAAATTGCTTTTACACGTAAAACTAACTCTTTTGGTGAGTACGGTTTAGTTAAGTAATCATCACTTCCCATTTCAAGACCAATAATCTTGTCTAAATCTTGATCTCTAGCTGATGTAAAAATAATTGAAGCATCACTATTTTCTTCTTTAATTTTCTTAATTAAATCATAACCACTAATATCTCCTGGAAGCATAATATCAAGAATCCAAAGATCTACTTTATCTTTAATATGTTTTAAAGCTGTTTCTCCATCATAAAAAACAGTTATATCAAAGCCTTCTCGTAAAAGATATTTTCTAATAATTTCAGATAAATCTTTCTCATCTTCAACAAAATATATTTTCATAAATGGTTCCTCCTAAACTTTAATAAAAAATAAGTTTTAAAAAAATATAAAAAAATAAGTGCGCATGAGTTTTGCACACTTATTATACCACAACCGAATGTGGTTGAGAGAAAAATGAAGCACCTTTATATTAACAAAGAAATGTGTATAAATTATCAAATGATTGTGTGAAATTGTGTAACACGTCTTACTTTGTTATTTTATTAACCTTCATATAAGGTACTAAAACTTCTGGAATTGTGATTGTTCCATCAGCATTTTGATAGTTTTCCATTACAGCAATAACCGTTCTTCCTACTGCTAATCCTGAACCATTTAGCGTATGAACATACTCTGTCTTACTATTTTTATCTCTTTTAAATCTAATGTTAGCACGACGTGCTTGATAATCATTAGCATTTGAAATTGATCCTATTTCACGATATTTATTTTGAGAAGGAATCCAAACCTCAATATCATATGTTTTTGTCATTGAGAAACCTAAGTCCCCAGTTGATAAACATACAACTCGGTATGGAAGTCCTAACTTTTGAAGTACTAATTCTGATTCCTTAATCATCGATTCTAATGCATTTTTTGAATCTTCTGGTTTCGTATAGTTTATTAACTCAACTTTTTGAAATTGGTGTTGTCTTAAAATCCCTCTAGTATCTCTACCAGCTGATCCTGCTTCAGATCTAAAAGCACTTGTATAAGCTACATATTTAAATGGTAATAACGTACCATCAATTATTTCATCTCGATATAAATTAATCATTGGAACTTCAGCAGTTGGGTTTAAATACCAATTTCTTCCTTCTAATTTAAAAGCATCTTCTTTAAACTTAGGAAATTGTCCAGTCCCATACATACTATCCTCATTAACAATATAAGGCGGAATAAATTCAGTATACCCATTTTCTAAACTGTGTAAGTCCATCATAAATTGCATTAAAGCTCTTTCTAATCTTGCTCCTAGACCTTTATAAACAACAAATCTTGCTCCTGTTATTTTAGCAGCTCTTTCAAACTCTAAAATATCAAGATTTTCTCCTAACTCAACATGATCTTTAATTGGAAAGTCAAATTCTCTTACTTTTCCATATTTGCGGAGTTCTAAGTTATCATCTTCACTCTTTCCAACTGGAATTGATTCATCTGGAATATTTGGAGTATTAAGGAGAATATCTTTTATCTTTTGACTAATTAATTCTGCTTTTTCATCTAACTCTTTAATTTCATCGCCTAAATGAGCAACTTCTTCAAGAACTTTTGTTGCATCTTTCTTTTCGCGTTTTAAAATTCCTATTTGTTTACTTGCTTCATTTCTAAATGCTTTTTTAACTTCTACTTCATTAATGATATTCTTTCTTTCATCAGAAAGTGTTACTAACTCTCTTAAATAATCAAAATTTCCATTACGAGTATTTAATTTTTCAATAACGGTATCAATATTATCAACAACATATTTTAAATCTAACATTTTTAATTCCTCCCTTTTTATAATAAAAAATCCTTAGATAAATTAATATCTAAGGACGTAAATTACGCGGTACCACCTTAGTTCTAGATTACTCTAGCACCTCATCAGTTTTTAACGGAACAAACCGGATGTGATTAGCATCACTCAAAAGTAGATTCACTAATATTGTTTGTTTATTTTCACCAACCATAAACTCTCTTTAAAAACTAATCATTAGTTACTATTCTTTCTCAACGTGTTGTAATTATTATAAACTTTATTAATTGTTTTGTAAAGCCCTATTGTTTTTAAGAAGTGGATAGATTTTATCATCACTTACTAATAAATCACTTAATCTTTTAAAATACTTAATTTTATTTATTTGTTCTAAATCAACTTCTGTAGTTTTCGGATATTTTTTCTTTAGGTTTCTAAGTGAAATCAAATATG contains the following coding sequences:
- a CDS encoding GNAT family N-acetyltransferase — its product is MLVRKTRNEDVDQIIEIIEEIKEYLRINNIDQWQDNYPNKEVIKDDIAKGISFVVSDNGRVIGTSVLSFQEEETYNNIHEGKWLNNSSYGVIHRIAVINKGMRKGIGRFIYEEIERMCIKNEVFNIRVDTHEDNHNMKAFLLSQGFIYCGIIYLKSGAKRQAYQKILVR
- a CDS encoding HIT family protein, giving the protein MTIFEQIINREIPAYIIYEDDLVISFLDISQVTKGHTLVVTKKVYKDIFEIPEETLKHLIAVTKHISEAINKALKPEGINLLNNNGETAGQEVMHYHMHIIPRYQKNDVIFKFTNNIDSTKKEEYEKRANVIRAAL
- a CDS encoding response regulator transcription factor, with translation MKIYFVEDEKDLSEIIRKYLLREGFDITVFYDGETALKHIKDKVDLWILDIMLPGDISGYDLIKKIKEENSDASIIFTSARDQDLDKIIGLEMGSDDYLTKPYSPKELVLRVKAILRRGVQNQSPELINYEGYEINITKREINDNGVNIELTNKEFELLLFFLKNINVAFDREQILYKVWGENYYGSDRVVDDLLRRLRQKLPKLKIETIYGYGYKLL
- a CDS encoding sensor histidine kinase; the protein is MKKKRISLSTQINVIFTLITLITSVLFIIIFRQTINNFTNNQAEKHFRLYHETLSKVIDGPKEKYPLTTNYAYGYYRVDNQYEIVEIIGFDYRNFASDDLAKEIIKKYFLDNTEALQQSNNDFEDRRYKDTDYYLKYDSIDNDEYYVLITMSDGSYADSLREPISNIISIGFVSIIILGNAIILLWSSVTVDRIKKLEKEVSILGSSDYKNKVSVEGSDEIAELAYAIDIMRDEILKNESVKQEMLQNISHDIKTPIAVIQSYAEAIKDGITDVSDLDIILIQVQILNKKVRQLLEWNKLEYVKSKEDYYEVNMKEVIETVVNNHKYQNNITFSLDLDESTFKGLIDNYYSVVSNIIENALRYAKKAIKVTLKNKRLTISNDGEPISEEFINSVFKPYEKGHKGQFGLGMTIVQRTINNFGLKLTIENNNEGVSFIIEPRE
- the rnmV gene encoding ribonuclease M5; protein product: MKKQIYVVEGKNDVTRLKQVFPFINVVSVGGSAIDDKIIDMLIEKKDTYDIILCMDPDYPGEKIRKTISSKLGIVSHVFLEREISYSKNKKKIGLEHLSDDDIKEVFKNIIQETKNNDSDITMSFLYEVGLLGKKNSKLLRDDISKKLNIGHVNGKTLYNRLINFSISKEDIVKHLS
- the serS gene encoding serine--tRNA ligase, which gives rise to MLDLKYVVDNIDTVIEKLNTRNGNFDYLRELVTLSDERKNIINEVEVKKAFRNEASKQIGILKREKKDATKVLEEVAHLGDEIKELDEKAELISQKIKDILLNTPNIPDESIPVGKSEDDNLELRKYGKVREFDFPIKDHVELGENLDILEFERAAKITGARFVVYKGLGARLERALMQFMMDLHSLENGYTEFIPPYIVNEDSMYGTGQFPKFKEDAFKLEGRNWYLNPTAEVPMINLYRDEIIDGTLLPFKYVAYTSAFRSEAGSAGRDTRGILRQHQFQKVELINYTKPEDSKNALESMIKESELVLQKLGLPYRVVCLSTGDLGFSMTKTYDIEVWIPSQNKYREIGSISNANDYQARRANIRFKRDKNSKTEYVHTLNGSGLAVGRTVIAVMENYQNADGTITIPEVLVPYMKVNKITK
- a CDS encoding HD domain-containing protein; this translates as MIKKEREQVFRDPIHGYITVSYEIITEIIDTQVFQRLRRIRQLSGVSMVYHGAEHSRFSHSLGVYHNANRFLEVPDLRNTLTEREKLLFLSAALLHDVGHGPYSHAFEDIFGVDHEKIGARIIVENKELRNVLNKVDADFALDIASIILKQGKFPLLEQLISSQLDVDRLDYLLRDAYFTGTAYGNIDIDRLIRVMRIKNGQVVFKVSGIHAIENYLISRYHMYWQVYYHNVSRAYEVILEKTYLRIKDLLEEGYKFKADVSALKEVINNPNNLDYYVLIDDFYINGLLASFLNAKDEILKTLSSDFLNRNIWGYLDVNSKNEEKISEIKNNMSDTERRYFTESRTVYQSTYKDEATKLGDKIYILLEDGSVKTLFEESKMIESLSQSGSKLDLKFFYRKK
- a CDS encoding VOC family protein; its protein translation is MSKYHTADNLYVDNVTLMVKDIDKSLKFYTESLGLTLLNNKSNIYELGTKKRVLVILIHNENALPKERTTGLYHFALLLPDRRFLGQLINHFIVINQKIVGGSDHDVSEALYLSDPDGNGIEIYADRLDTLWKYENDEIVMSTEAMDYEDLIKHAYNAKWTEMPEDTVMGHVHFHVTSLINAGNFFIDTLGFNQMLYYGTSALFLSNKGYHHHVGLNTWNGVTAKNRADNMVGLVGYHLNVPKDEEEALLERISFSKREILNDENGRYIVDVNKVKIYF
- the pduL gene encoding phosphate propanoyltransferase, with translation MKMKIPVGISGRHAHLSQEHLEILFGKGHELTPMKELSQPGQYASEEKIDVVSPAGKVIEGVRILGPVRKNTQIELSFSDARRAKFDAPVRSSGDIKGSGAAKLVGPKGTVEISEGVIVADRHIHFSLEEAKEFGVKDGDVVSIKVGGVKPGILGNVLCRVSDKFRLDCHLDTDDGSAFLLNTGDTVELVK